The sequence AAGAACGTTTGCATTCCGGGGAGCTTGAGAGCATTGGAAACGATGTCTGATGATGCCGGGTCTTCGGTGAATTGCTTTACAATTTCGATAACGGCGTTTATGTCAATCAGCCCTGCAAGGCTCATGACATAAAGGAAAATGGCTCCGATTATAGATAGAATTATGTTGTCTATAATAAAGGCGTTCGCACGTACAAAAAAGCCTGCGAAGCGCTTGCGAGTCACCCTGCTTTGGAGTAAAGTCTCGATGGTCTGTTTTAGAAGTTCTTCTTCAGTGGGCTCTGGAACTTCGGTTGCTTCGGGATAGTCCTTCCAAGCTTTCCAATTTGTTTCACCGCTATGCCAAACAAGAGTTTCATCTTTTATTTTGCCTTCGTTGACAAAATTCCTGATTTCGTCGATAGAGAAAGGGCCTTGACGCCTGTCCCCGTCGGTGATTGAAGTGTCGATATAAAACCATTTCATGTTGTGGAATAATTTAGTAAAAAGTTCGCAAGCCGAAATTTTGAAAAAATTGTAAATTTAGGGGTTATGATGATGTTTAAAATTGGTCAGCGTTACGT is a genomic window of Fibrobacter succinogenes containing:
- a CDS encoding RDD family protein — encoded protein: MKWFYIDTSITDGDRRQGPFSIDEIRNFVNEGKIKDETLVWHSGETNWKAWKDYPEATEVPEPTEEELLKQTIETLLQSRVTRKRFAGFFVRANAFIIDNIILSIIGAIFLYVMSLAGLIDINAVIEIVKQFTEDPASSDIVSNALKLPGMQTFFTIWSFVQAAYFIVFHAVWGATPGKKLFRIHVEMADGEKLSWAFSIFRFIASIVTQATLYFYGLGYLIVLIDPQKRALHDYIARTRVVHDPIAQKNSKEINKEV